The genomic interval agaatctagtctttctctctcaaacaagtacaaaatctaaaataaaagaaaagtgcaaaaggaatcaaatctaaaaaaggtaaaaactaggttttaaactctctaaaaagctgggctctttggtggctgcaggtacaagggctttttataggagatgaggtggaagccctaaaaatacaaaaagtcaaagcagtcaacggcttcgtcaactcgaccagtgctcggtcgagtggggggtcgagctggcttctctcgtgcgtTCTACACTCGGttgagtcctcctcagcacacggtcgagtggtgcggtcgagttggactctggaccttgattctacaaccttaactctcttgttttctcctcaggattgcttcacttctcctcagcattgcttccatgctccttaagctccaaaatcacctgtttatgcatgaaaagatgcaaatgcaatgcaactatactctaatgcatgattagtcctaaagctacacaataatggcctaaatggatagcaaaagatgcaaaagttgtgaataaactaagggaaaacaaggtaaaatatatgaacatcaagaGGTAACATGCGCATCAGTTAGGACAAGTaaactcgccgagccgcacccccttttcttcttaggcttagatggacgatggaaggatgatggtgtCAGGAAATGAAGGTcacgccctctatttatagggtctTGGCCGAAGTCTAGGCCCCAAAAGGCACCTGTCCAACAAGACCCTTCGATCGTGCACGTTCGTCCGTGCCTGTCCGGCCGTGACCGTCCGTTCGTATCTGTTCGGCCGTGCTTGTCCAACCGTGTCTGTTCGGCAATGACTGTTTGGTCACCGCGTCCCATGACTGTCCACAAGCTGTCCAGCTGACCCACACACTGTCCACCACCGTCCAGCTGGCCGAGCTCAGTCGAGCTccttggcagctggtcgagcaaACGCTAGCTGGCTGATAGCTGTCCACAGCTGGCCGATAGCTGTTCGCAGGTCGCCAATAGATGTCCACAGTTGGCCGATAGTTGTCAGCAGCGGTccgatagctgtccgcagctggacgttagctgtccgcagctggccaaGAGCTGCCCGTACCTGAACTACTTGTTCATCGAGTTCTTTCAGCTCGTTCAGCTCATATTCTAGCTGTTTGAGCTAGTAGTTTAGATACTTTAGCTCATTTAGCTAtcaatttccttaaaacaaattgcccccctttaggatcgcgggacgcgggcgttacaagtctACCCCCCTTAAAATGAATTTGTCCTTGAATTCGGTGGGTGTAGAGATTCTCGACCTTTGTCCACTTGAGAATTGATCTATTCTCGATCTTGCTCTTTTTGGGAGTTGGTCATTTCCTTGATCTACGTCTTTTCCATCACGATCTATTTCCCTTGATCTATGTCACTCTCCGAATAGATCAAGTCTTATCCCACCCTAGTTCCATCCCGACTAGGAAAATATCCTGGTCGTCGAAAGACCCCATCCCCAGCCAACTATTGCCGGAGAGGTTCTCCCGTCCCATTACActacttagtcatattttaGGGCCCATTCCTTTAAACAATGTTCATTTGCACATTCTGTGATTCATACATAGTCCTTATGATATAATACTTAGAGTAAGTAAACATTCGATATTCATTAagtaatcaaaggattcgatacaacttatgagtttgcataataagctagtaCAAGCTGTATAATCGATCCTAACTACCCTTCAtaccaccactcatcttcccggCCATGAGTCCCGCGCCTAAGCACTTCCTTTCCCGCGATCACCCTCCTTTCCTGAAACCAAGTAGGCATCAATAACATTCCCTTTTCAACCGTACATGTCATGGAATGCACGCTAGGTACTAATAACCGTCCAGTACAGAGGTCGgccggtagagagttatcccgcgcATCAGTTTGGATGGTGTACTGGGGGTCTGTACCGGTCCCTGTCCAACCGCCAAGCCGCGTTTACTTTTCTCCGCCCGATCAGTCCGTACTCAGACACCCCGGATGGTACGTTGAACGGTAGAGAGGTAGTGTGCGCATCAGTTCAGTCGTTTCACGGCAAACCTGGCGGTCCCCACTCCActtccgagccgcaccccctttcctcCGACCAACCGGACCAACCCAAGTATTACTTATGCTCATGTTTGATGCAACTACTCCATTACCCAGAGTCCATAAGGACGGTACTGTACCGTACCTCCGACCCTTTTACCCTTCTCGCTGAACTCTCTATTTCTCGGATTCTTCTTCCTGATCTTTACTCGTACTCTCGagtttttggtgtgtttttcAGTTTCCGATGGTGTCCTCGGTATGAGAGGAACGCCCCCTTTATATAGGGTCCTGGGCCACGGTTTTGGCCCCAAAAGGCACCCTTCGGACGAATCCGTTCATTCGTTCCTGTTCGCTCATGTACGCCCGCCATACCCATTCGGCCATGGCCGTTTGGTCGTGTCCTTTCGGTACCCTGTGAAGCCGAACAATCTCTTCCATGTACCTGACCGCGATCACTTCGGCCCCATCTGTTTCTGCGATTGCGATGAAGTGTGCAGATTTGGTCAATCTGTCAACCACTACCCAGACCGCATCGTGTTTCCACTTGCTCATAGGCAACCTAGTCACAAAGTCCATTGTCACATGATCCCATTTCCATTCCGGCATGGGTAAACTTTGGACCAAACCGCTCAGCACCTGATGCTCGGCTTTAACGAGTTGACAGGTTTTACACTTGGCAACCCACTCGGCCACATCTCTTTTCATTCCCTTCCAGTGATAGTATCATTTTAGATCACGATACATCTTGGTCGAACCAGGGTGGATTGAGAACTTAGACTGGTGCGCTTCCCTTATGATTTCGTCCCTTAGTGCCTTACTTTGTGGCACACACACCCGTCCATTCACCACAATGGTACCATTGTTCAATGTTTGGAACTCAGTCTTATTATTCTCCGCCCAACCCTTTAGTTCCTTGTCCTTTTCCTGAGCCAAACGAATTCTACTAAGTAGGTCCGCTTGATCAGCTGCCCCTAAGCCCAATGGCTCCATTTCTCCCGACAACGCATTTAAAGGCAAGGTCCCCAGCATATAAACCAATGCTTCCTGATTTTTCTCAGCTTCCACATCGAAACGTCTCCTACTCAAAGCATCTGCGACTTGATTCGCCTTTCCCGGTTGATAGGCAATATCCAAGTCGTAGTCCGCAACAAACTCCATCCACCGTCTTTGCCTTAGATTTAATTCTGGCTGGGTGAATATGTATTTCAGACTCTTGTGGTCGGCGAAGATTTGAACTTTGGCTTCATAGAGATATGAACGCCAAATCTTCAACGCGAACACCACCGCAGCCATCTCTAAGTCGTGCGTTGGGTAATTTACCTCGTGCTTACGCAGTTGCCTTGAAGCATATGCGATTACACTGCCCCTTTGAATTAGCATACAACCTAGCACGGTTATAGAGGCGTCAGTGTACACTACGTATGGCTCATCCGTTTCGGCAGCACCAGTACCAGAGCACATGTGAGCATCGCCTTTAACTCCGTGAAACTTTTCTCGCATTCCTCCGTCCATAGGAACTTGGTATCTTTCCCCGTCAATCGCGTCATTGGCTGAGACATACCCGCAAAGCCTTTGACGAATCTTTGGTAATATCCAACCAACCCAAGAAAGCTCCTTATCTCGGTGGCATTCCTCGGACATGGCCAGTCCTTTATCGACTTGATCTTTTCCGGACAATGTGTCCAAGACTTGGTCCGAGACAATGTGTCCAAGGAACCCGACACTCTTTTGCCAAAACAAGCATTTGCTTAATTTCGCGAAAAGCATTTGTTCCCTTAACCGCACCAAAACTGCCCTTAAATGATTCTGATGAGTCTCCCAATCCTTTGAGTAGACAAGTATGTCATCAATGAAAATGATTACAAACTCGTCCAAGAATTCTCGGAAGACaccattcatcatcttcatgaaggcTGTCGGTGCATTGGTCAATCCGAACGGCATAACCACAAACTCAAAGTGGTCGTACCTCGTCCAAAAAGCCGTTTTCTGAATGTCTGATGGCTCTATCGGAATTTGATGGTATCCCATTGCCATTGTCCATCCTTGGACAGTTTCGGATCTCATGGTCCTTACTTCCACAGCGTCCGCATGCACCCACGACCTTCCAGCAAGAACCGCTGTGGTACTTTCCGCAAGTCTTGCACTCCCCATACTTGGGTTCAGACCTTGCGTTATCCACCTTGTCCCACTTCCTCTTTCGGTCGGTGGTTTTGGCTGGGTGGGTCGAACGAGAAGAAACTTTCTCGCGTTTGAGCTGTTTCTCCTCCTCTATCCCAGCTTCAATCATGGCCGCCCTTCCCACCACTTCCATGACCGAGTTAAAGACACCGTTTACGCAATGGTTGCGGATGTCCACCCTTAGTCCGCGGATGAAGTGACGTACTTGTGCTTTCTCATCCTCAACTTCCTTTCCCACAAAGCGCCTAAGGCGACTGAACTCAACGTCATACGCGCGTACCGTCATCTCCCCTTGTACGAGATTCAGGTACTCGCTTTCCAGTCGGTCCCAAGCCTCCGGGGGAAAGAATTTCTTGTTGAATTCTATCTCAAAGTCCGCATAGGTTAGGACTTTACCACCTGTACGTTTCTCCACTGATACCCACCAGTCATGGGATTCCTATTCCAGGAAATGGACAGCAATGTCCTATTGATACTCCTCCGGGCAGCGAGTGGAGTTGAAGTTTCTTACAAGTCGACTGCTCCACTCGTCAGCCACGATCGGGTCCGTACTACCCGGAAAATGTTTTGTCTTTAGCCTCGCGATATGCTCCAGTGCATCTAGGTagtcctttctctttctctgagaATCTCCAGGACCTACCCCGATGGTCCCCGCAACAATCTTGCTACGTACCATTGGTACCACAGGATCCGGTACCAACGCCTTTGTGAGCACGTCCAACTGTGCCATCATGGCCTTCATCGTTTCCCACTATTCTTGGGACGATGGTCCAACATTCGGTTGCCCATTTACGTCCGTAGCTCCGCTACTCTCCGGCTTATCATTATCCGGTTGTTTTTCTCCAGCCTCAGGTCCGGCTGTAATCAGGGTGTCCGTGTTCCCTACGTCCGCATCAACAATAGTTTCCGCATCCATGGTTCCATCGGCCACCTCTTTgcctttccttttcttttccttgctACTCTTACCCATCTGCAAAATTATGCATTAGTCACGGCTAAATTAACAAACCGCAAACAGTAAGTACAATTACCGCGAGATCCCATTAAGCCGATGACTGGTGATGCCCTAACCCGCACTACCGGTCCTAGAACCaagcatgctctgataccaacttgaaagaccccaTCCCCGACCAACTATGGCCGGAGAGGTTCTCCCGTCCCATTACActacttagtcatattttaGGGCCCATTCCTTTAAACAATGTTCATTTACACATTCTGTGATTCATACATAGTCCTTATGACATAATACTTAGAGTAAGTAAACATTCGATATTCATTAagtaatcaaaggattcgatacaacttatgagtttgcataataagctagtaCAAGCTGTATAATCGATCCTAACTACCCTTcacaccaccactcatcttcccggCCATGAGTCCCGCGCTTAAGCACTTCCTTTCCCGTGATCACCCTCCTTTCCTGAAACCAAGTAGGCATCAATAACATTCCCTTTTCAGCCGTACATTTCATGCAATGCACGCTAGGTACTAATAACCGTCCAGTACAGAGGTCGgccggtagagagttatcccgcgcATCAATTCGGATGGTGTACTGGGTGTCTGTACTGATCCCTATCCAACCGCCGAGCGTGTTTACTTTTCTCCGCCCGATCAGTCCGTACTCAGACACCCCAGATGGTACGTTGAACGGTAGGGAGGTAGCGAGCGCATCAGTTCAGTCGTTTCACAGCAAACCTGGCGGTCCCCGCTCCActtccgagccgcaccccctttcctcCGACCAACCGGACCAACCCAAGTATTACTTATGCTCATGTTTGATGCAACTACCCCATTACCCAGAGTCCATAAGGACTGTACTGTACCGTACCTCCGACCCTTTTACCCTTCTCGCTGAACTCTCTATTTCTCGGATCCTTCTTCCTGATCTTTACTCGTACTCTCGagtttttggtgtgtttttctGTTTCCGATGGTGTCCTCGGTATGAGAGGAACGCCCCCTTTATATAGGGTCCTGGGCCACGGTTTTGGCCCCAAAAGGCACCCTTTAGACGAATCCGTTCATTCGTTCCTGTTCGCTCATGTACGCCTGCCATACCTGTTCGACCTTGGCCGTTTGGCCGTGGACTGTTCACTGTTgtccagctggtcgagctaGGTCAAGCTGGGTCGAGCTCCCTGGCAGCTGTTCGAGCTGGCACTAGCTGGCCGAGCTGACTGCAGCTGGCCGGGAGCTGTCCGGAGCTGTCCAATCCTTGTCCCATACTTGACTTGTTTTCTCTTTGACCGAGCTAACGTGTAGCTCCTCCTCGACTTGTCCGAGAACTCCCTACCATCCCGGACCAAGCCACGgcctacgatcctattcaggatcgcgggcgttacaacCGTGGTCCTCCCCGGACTCCGTCGCCATTACCGACCTTTGGTCTCATTTTCCTCGACCTTTTGGTTGATATTGTTATAGGATCCAGAATCAAGAAACGGTGATCAAGAAATAATCAATAAGCGTTGGCGGAAGATGGATACTACGGTAAAGGTGGTGGTGTTGCTTTGATTGACTCTCTCAATCCGTGGGCTTGATTGACTCTCTCAATCGGTGGAGAACTAGACTTGTTTGAATCACACAAACAAATCTaaccctctatttatagggtccTGGCTGAAGTCTAGGCCCCAAAAGGCACCTGTCCGACAAGACCCTTCGATCGTGCACGTTCGTCCGTGCCTGTCCGGCCGTGACCGTCCGTCCGTGTCTGTTCGGCCGTGGCTGTCCAACCGTGTCTGTTCGGCTATGACCGTTTGTCACCGCGTCCCATGACTCTCGACGAGCTGTCCAGCTGACCCACATGTCGGTCTGGTCGGAGGTCGATCGGAGGTCGACGAGCTGTCGACGAGCTGTCCAGCTGACCCACACGTCCCATGACTATCGGAAGTATCGGCCTGGTCGGAGGTCGATcggcgattcgattatggggtcggatcgttCGATCGGAGCAGGCGCTGATACCAAGATCAACAAATCGATGGCGTACAATGGTATGACCGATGGGTCAACTAATGGCACGTCCGATGCCAAGATTCGGGAACACGAGTGGTTCGGGAAGCCAATAGAGCAACCGTTTACAgtgaaccgaagggactatatgTCCCCATCCCTAATATGTCCAAGcctgtggggttggttggttgtatggctaagcacaaaggGATGGGTCAAGGTTAAAATTATATTCCGCTGCGTAAATGGGTTATGAAGCAAGGCCGCGAACCAAAGCTGAGTAACCGAATCAAAGGATATTCGATCGAAGGGTCTTGACGGACAGGTGCCTTTTGGGGCCTAGACTTCGGCCAagaccctataaatagagggcgtgGCCTTCATTTCAACACACCATCATCTTTCCATCGTCCATAtaagcctaagaagaaaagggggtgcggctagGCGAGTTTACTCGTCCGAACtaatgcgcatgctacctctctacCCAAGGTATGATGAGACGAGCGACGGTTCGGCGAGCGAGCTGATCCGATTGTAGGATAAGTGACGGTTCGACCATGGAGGCAAACTATTCAAACGATGATCGATGGTTCGATCATAGAGTCGGATCGATCGAAAGGTCATTGACGATCCACATCAATGGACGGATCAATCGAGGGTTGACCGGTGATTCAATCGCTAGTTAGATCGGGTGATCAaaggatcgacgatacgagccgtaggttggattgatcggtcgggtggtcgaCAAGTCTGTTGGATGGGCGATTAGATTATGGGGTAGGATCGTTCGATCGGACCAGGCGCTGATACCAAGAATGACGAGTTGATCGGGGTACCAAGGTATGACCGGTAGGTCAACTAATGGCACGTCCAATGCCAAGCTTTGGGAATATGAGTGGTTCGGGAAGCCGGTAGAGCAACCGTTCACTgtgaaccgaagggactatatgTCCCCATCCGTAATAAGTGCAAGCCTATGGGGTTGGTTGGTCgtatggctaagcacaaaggGATGGGTCAAGGTTAAAGTTATATTCCGCTGCGTAAATGGGTTATGAAGCAGGGCcgcgagccaaagctaagtAACCAAACCAAAGGATATTCGGCCAGGGAATGGGGCCAAATGGAAGCCGTGACCACGGACGGTGAGacgtccgggtcggggtctttcaccACACACTGTCCACCACAGTCGAGCTccttggcagctggtcgagctgacgctagctgtccgatagctgtccgcagctggccgatagctgtcCACAGCTGGCCAATAGCTGTTCGCAGCTGGCCAATAGATGTCCACAGTTGGgcgatagctgtccgcagctgtccgatagctgtccgcagctggccaaGAGCTGTCTGTAGCTGAACTACTTGTTCATCGAGTTCGTTCAGCTCATATCCTAGCTGTTTGAGgtagtagcttagctactttAGCTCATATAGCTATCAATTTCCGTAAATCAAACTGCCCCCCTTTAGGATTGCGGGACGCAAGCGTTacagtggtcgagtggacttccggacttGGTTCATTCTGCTCtaactccttgatcttcttcacttgatagctcCAATCCTTCTCAGCATCCTTCCATGCTCCATAgaatccaaaatcacctgtttatgcaataAACTATGCAAAtacaatgcaaatctactctaatgcataaaaagtcctaaagctactcaataATGGCCAAACTGGATAGTAAATCatacaaaagatgtgaatatactaaggtaaaacaaggtgaaatatatgaacatcactagTCCAAAGTATACGCATGTCGGAATGGAAATTGGATCATGTGACGATGGA from Camelina sativa cultivar DH55 unplaced genomic scaffold, Cs unpScaffold00395, whole genome shotgun sequence carries:
- the LOC104773018 gene encoding uncharacterized protein LOC104773018 encodes the protein MKAMMAQLDVLTKALVPDPVVPMVRSKIVAGTIGVGPGDSQRKRKDYLDALEHIARLKTKHFPGSTDPIVADEWSSRLESHDWWVSVEKRTGGKVLTYADFEIEFNKKFFPPEAWDRLESEYLNLVQGEMTVRAYDVEFSRLRRFVGKEVEDEKAQVRHFIRGLRVDIRNHCVNGVFNSVMEVVGRAAMIEAGIEEEKQLKREKVSSRSTHPAKTTDRKRKWDKVDNARSEPKYGECKTCGKYHSGSCWKVVGACGRCGSKDHEIRNCPRMDNGNGIPSNSDRAIRHSENGFLDEVRPL